The genomic region CTAAAACAAACCTCTGATCCCCTTGTCAATTTAATTGAGTTTTCTTTTTAAGcgcatttaccaaaaaaaaaaaaaggcttccaGATCCATTTCAATTTAATGTGAGGCTATGTTTGTTAGTTTGGAGgtaaaaaaaagtcctgcagcAAATGTTAATGAGGGCTTTTATCTTAACTAACCAAGGAGACTGCAGCACCTGACTATAGACTAGTACAGAAAACATTCCTTTCAAAAACCCCAGCCCACAAGCTGCATATTTGTGTGAAGACATTACAGATTAATAAATGATAGCACCATGGTTTTAGAAATTAAGTTAACGTTTCTGTAATTAACATTTAGTCCATCCTCTTAATATTCTAATCACAGGCCAGAAATTAACTTTGTAAGAACCCAAATTATTTTATGTGCAAGTAAGAAAATCTTAACCATAAAAAGTGAATTAAACTCTGCATAAAATTCTAAAATACTATCCCCTATTTTTAAAGGAAttaggaacaaaaaaaatcccttttcatTTGACTTAGTCAAACAGGGCACAATGTTTTATGCTTGTTTCTTTTAATCTTGATCATATCAAGATCATGAAGTGAACCTAATGGTTGTCACATTAAAATCTCTTTACCACAACACTGAGTATTCTATGGCAGAGGCATACACATATTAAAGGCATCTTAATAaagatgcaaaggaaaaaaatacacaTCTTGGAAGAAGACAAAATGGCAGGCAACTGGTACTTCAGCCCTCTGAaggcaaaaaatttaaaaaaatcttttacgtTAAAGAATAAGTCAAGTTAAAGAGAAAGGGGATGAAATGGGGACCATCATATTGAGAGAATAAGCTGACCTGCTCAAATTCAAAGTGCTAGAATTAAAGGTCTAAATTAAAATATAGTCTATGCCTCAGAGTATAACACTGAACACAGTATGTGGTCATATTTCAATCCTCTTTCCGTTCCAGTGTCTGTGTGGCATGAATACCATTGCTGTACACAGGAAATGGAAGAGTAGAGAAGAGTCCTTCGGCAGTTGTGAACACATTCCCTGCAGGCATTTGGGTCAGACTGGCCGCGCTCACAGCACTTCCAAATGGTCCTGACATATTGAGTCGGTGAACATGGTGGTAGAGCATTTCCATTGGTGTTTTAGGGTCTAGACCAAAGCTGGGGCTGTTAACATCCACAAAGTTAACAGCATGAGTATTGGGGAGGAGATTGCCCTGCATGGCTAAAGTAACTTCAGCTGGAGCATACCGAATAGTGCCAGTGGTATAGACCCTCTGAGCagctgtgctggtggcagcaaggGTTCCAGTTACCCTGTGAACCAAAGGAAGGACCACATTGCCTGCTTGCAACCTCTGCAGGGCTTCCAGATCCCCAGTGTACAACAAAGAGTTGGAAGTGCTGGGGCCTCCTGGATGCTTGTCCCGTGGAGATGCTGACAATGGTGGTGATAAAGGGTCAGAGGATACAGGAGCCAAGGCTGAGTTAGATGAGGTGCTGAACTGAGATTTGCGGCTGGCAGTGTTTTCAGTCCCTGGTGGGGTGAGAACAGAGTCTGGAATGGAGACATGTAAACTACTGCTGGCTTGGGGTGAGGGGAAGTGCTCTGAGTTTGGGGGCTTGGTCATACTGTAGGGCGATTCATTCCTTGAGATTTCCCTGTTGGGTGGGTAATTCCAAATACTGCTGTCATTATCAAAATTGATAGGTTCGGATATCTCTGTTTTGATTTTGAGCACTGAGGCACTGTTTGGCGATGAGAGCAGCTGGGGCTGATCCACCAACGCTGAGTCAAGTccattggggcttgatgtgcttgACAGCCTTCTGCGGGTCAtgctgcctcctttttgctttttcctcctcttcttcctcttttgaTGTTTACTGGAAGACTGAGCATTTCCTTCTCCTGCACTGTCCGAATCCTTGGCACTGTCTGAAGTCAATGATTCACAGTTCTGTAACCGCAAGTCTGATTCACTCTCCACGTAGCGCTCCACCTTTATCTGCATAGAACCCAGAGTGCCAAAACTATCCTCAGGGGCCTTTTGATTCTCAAAGTCAGAATTTTCAAAGCTGTCATCACTGTCTCTGCTATCCTGGTTGCTGGAGCTGTTCCCATCGTCATTACAGTTCATTTCATTATCTGACTGATTCCCGGACTTTTTCCTATCTGACTCAGGGTCTTCGCTGTTTTCTGACTGGTTTCCTTTATCATCTGACTTTGAATTTTCATTGTCttctaaaaagaaagaaaagtgaaaAGGATACCGTTGAGAAAGTGAATACAAGATTAAATACTACTGGGTCTCGTTTGACAGTGTAATATTATTACTGGTAAAATCTCTGAAATAAGCATCTGGCTTAATGCATTTCCTTTCAAGattgtaatgttttgcacatAATTAAGTTTGTGTGCTTTATTTCTGCGTTAATGTGGGGTTTTAATATtagttactgtgggtttaaatgcaggctttTGAGAGAAGAAACAGGGGGGCTGGATCTGATTGGCCAGTAGCTGGACCCAGTGGGAGAGGGACAGAGTTTAGATAGACAGCTGAGGGAAGAGGTTTTGAGTCAGTCTTCAGGTGTCTCAgggaaaggattctggctaaatcggGCAAACTGGGTGGAGAgtctaattctgtctaagtcaggcaaactgtgtgcatgtttaggtcagtctgtgtatatctgagagagattattttatctaggtcaggcaagcaaGATGTTTTAGTGGTAAAGAAAAAGGCTGAGATAAGAGAACGGGAGTCTCTCATCTCAGTCAAAATTGGCTTCTCTAGCACAGCTTATAATTCTGTTATAGAAGTAAGTAGGTCCAATTCTCACATTTGtaatacttcatttatatcctacctttcttcccaatgggaacccaaaatgcCTTACATCTGTCTCCTCTTCTAAGGCAGATGGTGTTCTTATGGACACCATCAAGATGGGGAGAAACCCACCCACCACTAAACAACAATGGAGGTCAgattctgtctccccctgcccagCTTTGTGATTCATGTGGCACATTTCCTTTTGCTCATAAAAAGTATTTCTCCTCATTCACTGTACTATTGAAAAAAGTAAGGATTCTGCTACTGGTACCTCAGGTTAGAAAGGGCCCAAACTTATCTTCACTCTGGGACTGTCAAAGGCAAGGAGCCAAATTATGATATCCAATGGGATTGTTACATACATGGCTTTACTGTATTCCAACATAAAAGAGACTGCTAAACTAactcctttctttttctgtatGTCATAGATCAACCTATCCTCATCACACTGAGATTCTAAATTCTCTTATGGTATCTCAAGGATTGAAGAAGACATCATACACATATATTTCATCCCTATCAAAGTACATGGAAGCAATTTTCAGTAGAAAAAGGGGCTAAGGGGAGATGGTTTCTCTTGCTTTGTACCCCCTCCAAATGTCAGCCCTGTGGCTGCATTCTCTTGTTGCACAGAATGGGTtgcgcttaccactctgctcggATAACAGCAGTACTTTCCTGGTCCAAGGCTCCCTCTGACACAAGAGGTGTTTTTTTGCCTCCTTACTTCTTTGTCAACCCATAGCCCCAAGGACTGGAGAGGCACATTTTGGCTATAAATGGCTGCCTTCTAGTAACTGATGGAGCCATCCTCCATAGAGATATACACTCATCTAATCTTTCTAACGCCATCATGAGATGCTCTCTTAGAATTCAGTACTGCAGCTTCTTTACTGTAGTTTAATGATCTAATTAATTTCAGGTTTATGGCCTTAGGCTTTTCTGCATAATCACTAAAACTACCACAAGCCTATCTTTGCTGTTGAGCAATGCTTCTAAAGGGCTTCAGTCACAATAGTGCAATTCTCCTTTTTcagatactaaattgggaggatgGGAGGGATACAGGATCTTGCTGCTTGGAGTTGGCATGCTCATGGGGTTTGTCATGTTTGCTTCACATTTACAGTACCAACTGAACACAATGGTATATCCCTGAACACAATGGTATATGAAAATTCTCTTACAAGATAACCAGCACGCTAATATATCTATTCATTTTGTCCCTTGCTTGCATAAAAATTTCACGCATTCTCTGTAGGCGAATGGATGACTTGCTGTGCTTTAATATATGGATTTAATATTAAGTTGTATAAGTAGGTAGCTTATATAGGTAAGCATTTAACCTCATGCTACCGTACCCTTGTGAAATTTGTAAAAAAGGAGCTTAGAAGTGATATGTCCATGAGAATAATTATGGAAGTGGAAACCTCAGGTACAATGAAATAAGCCTAaacatttgtttaattaaaaacaaattaggCTGTGATATGGTAGAGAATGGTAAGATCCAATGATGAACTGTAAATAAAATCCATCACTTGCTATACTATATGGGAAGAAAAACTCAAAAGGCACACAGCAACTCAGATACCGTATGTGTATGTTACCTGAGTTGTCCTTTGAGTCTGATTCAGAATCTGAAGTCTCAGAGGATTCTGAGGTTTTCTCTGGCAGATGAGGAAGTTGTGCAATATCCATTGGAGTGTCCTTATATTCAGGGTTGCTAAAGAAGAGACAGCAAACAGAAACACCAATATATGATGTGCAGTTTGATAGTTTCCACTCTTTTTCTCAGCTCTCTGGAGCAAAGAATGTAAATAGAGAGCACAGCAAAGCAAACAGGAAATCTCTTTTCAGTTTCTTAAAGCAGAAGTTTTAGGCAGGCTTCTAATACTACTATCAAATATTTATACCACCCAGTGTCTACTACTGCCCAAGTATCTAAGCTATCAGGATACTCACAGATAACAGACTATATCTGCTGTTTAATAATAAATCTTCATTTGGTATCCAGTGCCACAAAGACATCAAGAACATTTTCTGCCATTTACCATCTTTGAAGTGCATTGTTGCTATTCCTAAAATTCTTCTTCTTGGCATCTTATGGGATTCATCTTTTCTTTTGCATAATTGTT from Eublepharis macularius isolate TG4126 chromosome 2, MPM_Emac_v1.0, whole genome shotgun sequence harbors:
- the NPAS3 gene encoding neuronal PAS domain-containing protein 3; protein product: MIRIFPDFSVQVTAAAAGGAAGGVPAGPGMGRASTAANGNPQNVQGITSYQQRITVQHPLPNQSECRKIYRYDGIYCESTYQNLQALRKEKSRDAARSRRGKENFEFYELAKLLPLPAAITSQLDKASIIRLTISYLKMRDFANQGDPPWNLRMEGPPPNTSVKVIGAQRRRSPSALATEVFESHLGSHILQSLDGFVFALNQEGKFLYISETVSIYLGLSQVELTGSSVFDYVHPGDHVEMAEQLGMKLPPGRGLLSQGTAEDGASSASSSSQSETPEPVESTSPSLLTTDNNLERSFFIRMKSTLTKRGVHIKSSGYKVIHITGRLRLRVSLSHGRTVPSQIMGLVVVAHALPPPTINEVRIDCHMFVTRVNMDLNIIYCENRISDYMDLTPADIVGKRCYHFIHAEDVEGIRHSHLDLLNKGQCVTKYYRWMQKNGGYIWIQSSATIAINAKNANEKNIIWVNYLLSNPEYKDTPMDIAQLPHLPEKTSESSETSDSESDSKDNSEDNENSKSDDKGNQSENSEDPESDRKKSGNQSDNEMNCNDDGNSSSNQDSRDSDDSFENSDFENQKAPEDSFGTLGSMQIKVERYVESESDLRLQNCESLTSDSAKDSDSAGEGNAQSSSKHQKRKKRRKKQKGGSMTRRRLSSTSSPNGLDSALVDQPQLLSSPNSASVLKIKTEISEPINFDNDSSIWNYPPNREISRNESPYSMTKPPNSEHFPSPQASSSLHVSIPDSVLTPPGTENTASRKSQFSTSSNSALAPVSSDPLSPPLSASPRDKHPGGPSTSNSLLYTGDLEALQRLQAGNVVLPLVHRVTGTLAATSTAAQRVYTTGTIRYAPAEVTLAMQGNLLPNTHAVNFVDVNSPSFGLDPKTPMEMLYHHVHRLNMSGPFGSAVSAASLTQMPAGNVFTTAEGLFSTLPFPVYSNGIHATQTLERKED